A single region of the Arthrobacter sp. PAMC25564 genome encodes:
- a CDS encoding PspA/IM30 family protein, with the protein MKQSIFGRMAQLAKANINSLLDQAEDPQKMLDQMVRDYTNNIAEAESAVAQTIGNLRMLQDDYNEDIKNAQDWGNKALAASRKADEYRSKGDLADAEKFDNLAKVALQRQMSSENEAKSAEPNIASQSDVVDKLKHGLDQMKGKLNELTSKRNELVARSKTAAAQSQVHDALKSIDFMDPTSEVGRFEEKIRREEAKVRGQQELAASSLDAQFNSLEDLGEQTEIEARLAALKSGGAPAAIGAGENKASGSVVDEADFDKL; encoded by the coding sequence ATGAAGCAGTCCATTTTCGGCCGCATGGCGCAGCTGGCGAAAGCCAACATCAACTCCTTGCTGGACCAGGCAGAGGACCCGCAGAAGATGCTGGACCAGATGGTCCGCGACTACACGAACAACATCGCGGAGGCCGAGTCCGCCGTGGCCCAGACCATCGGCAACCTGCGCATGCTGCAGGACGACTACAACGAGGACATCAAAAACGCCCAGGACTGGGGCAACAAGGCCCTCGCGGCATCCCGTAAGGCCGACGAATACCGGTCCAAGGGCGACCTCGCCGACGCCGAGAAATTCGACAACCTGGCCAAGGTCGCACTCCAGCGCCAGATGTCTTCGGAGAACGAGGCCAAGTCCGCGGAGCCCAACATCGCATCCCAAAGCGACGTCGTCGACAAGCTCAAGCACGGCCTGGACCAGATGAAGGGCAAGCTCAACGAGCTCACCAGCAAGCGCAATGAGCTTGTGGCCCGCTCCAAGACGGCCGCCGCGCAGAGCCAGGTGCACGATGCCCTCAAGAGCATTGACTTCATGGATCCAACCTCCGAAGTGGGCCGTTTCGAAGAGAAGATCCGCCGCGAAGAAGCCAAGGTCCGCGGCCAGCAGGAACTCGCCGCCTCCAGCCTGGATGCCCAGTTCAACTCTCTGGAAGACCTCGGTGAGCAGACCGAAATCGAGGCACGGCTGGCGGCGCTGAAATCAGGGGGTGCCCCGGCCGCCATCGGCGCAGGCGAGAACAAGGCGTCCGGCTCCGTCGTCGACGAAGCCGACTTCGACAAGCTCTAA
- a CDS encoding TPM domain-containing protein, translating into MRSKLKRFLALVGVAGLLALPAAPAFAEDPVTIPSGQNVVDNANVLGGRKAEVQDAVQKLLKDHKYNLYVVTVNSFEDPSDPAGWGQAVATKKKMGNADVLLAISTAGQYYFAPSTASPIYSKKSNITQNAITVNLAGGKKDYAQAAIDAASAIGDAAGGGSGTVSSGGGSGVLVGVGVVAAGGVGTYLYLRNRRKKTGQAAGPGYGPQGAEPDPLAGLSVAELRRKSDSLLIEADDAIKSSEQELGFAQAQYGDSAVGNFTKALQDAKAHMSESFKLQQQLDDHIPDTEEQQRSWLGEIIQRSQAALASLQEQKADFDSLRELEKNAPQALAAVGAGAAEADATIASAEQSLTELRAKYADSALVQVGDNISQAKERLTFVRNASATAQEKLAAGESSLAAVAVRAAEESLHQTNVLIGAITKVAGSLDAARSGLESAVVDTAQDLAQARAMIQSGDHPELAGPVAAVEAALAQVKAEIQGGRIDPIATLQRVETAHQSLDASLTGIRDQQEQERRAQASLQQSIMSAQAQISATSDYITARRGGVGTEARTRLAEAQRNLDYALSISRTDPVTALQYAQQAHSLAAQAAQLAQSDVDHFGGFANQGYGRGGMFGGGGGGGLGGAILGGILINSILHGGGGGGWGGGGWGGGGDSGGGGWGGGGGGGDFGGGDSGSF; encoded by the coding sequence ATGCGGTCGAAGTTGAAGCGTTTCCTCGCCTTAGTTGGCGTCGCTGGATTGCTGGCGCTTCCTGCCGCTCCGGCCTTTGCCGAGGACCCGGTGACCATCCCGTCCGGACAGAATGTCGTGGACAACGCGAACGTGCTCGGCGGCCGCAAGGCCGAAGTCCAGGACGCTGTCCAAAAGCTCCTGAAGGACCACAAGTACAACCTGTACGTGGTGACCGTGAATTCCTTCGAGGATCCGTCCGATCCTGCCGGCTGGGGGCAGGCCGTGGCAACCAAGAAGAAGATGGGCAACGCCGACGTGCTCCTGGCGATTTCCACCGCCGGCCAGTACTATTTTGCGCCGAGCACAGCCAGTCCGATTTACTCCAAGAAGTCGAACATTACCCAGAATGCCATCACGGTGAACCTCGCTGGCGGCAAGAAGGACTACGCGCAGGCTGCCATTGATGCTGCCTCCGCGATCGGCGACGCCGCCGGCGGTGGCAGCGGCACGGTCTCCTCCGGAGGCGGAAGCGGCGTCCTGGTGGGCGTCGGCGTCGTTGCGGCCGGTGGCGTGGGTACGTACCTGTACCTCCGCAACCGCCGGAAGAAGACCGGTCAGGCAGCCGGCCCAGGCTACGGCCCCCAGGGCGCGGAACCGGACCCGCTGGCCGGGCTCAGCGTCGCGGAGCTGCGCCGCAAGAGCGATTCGCTGCTGATCGAGGCGGACGATGCCATCAAGTCCAGCGAGCAGGAACTCGGCTTCGCCCAGGCCCAGTACGGGGACTCCGCCGTCGGCAACTTCACCAAGGCGCTGCAGGACGCGAAGGCCCATATGTCGGAGTCGTTCAAGCTGCAGCAGCAGCTGGACGACCACATCCCGGACACCGAAGAGCAGCAGCGCTCCTGGCTCGGCGAAATCATCCAGCGTTCCCAGGCCGCCCTTGCCTCCCTCCAGGAACAGAAAGCTGATTTCGACTCGCTCCGCGAACTGGAGAAAAACGCTCCGCAGGCCCTTGCCGCAGTCGGCGCGGGGGCAGCCGAGGCCGACGCCACGATCGCCAGCGCCGAACAGTCCCTGACGGAGCTCCGCGCCAAGTACGCCGACAGCGCCCTGGTGCAGGTCGGCGACAACATCAGCCAGGCCAAGGAACGGCTGACCTTCGTCCGGAACGCCTCCGCCACGGCCCAGGAGAAGCTCGCGGCCGGGGAAAGCAGCCTCGCCGCCGTCGCCGTCCGCGCGGCGGAAGAAAGCCTGCACCAGACCAACGTCCTGATCGGCGCCATCACCAAGGTGGCCGGCAGCCTCGACGCGGCGCGCAGCGGACTGGAGTCCGCCGTCGTCGACACCGCCCAGGACCTGGCCCAGGCGCGGGCGATGATCCAGTCCGGGGACCACCCGGAACTGGCCGGACCGGTGGCCGCGGTGGAAGCCGCCCTTGCCCAGGTCAAGGCCGAGATCCAGGGCGGCCGGATCGATCCCATCGCGACGCTGCAGCGGGTGGAAACGGCCCACCAGTCACTGGATGCGTCCCTCACCGGGATCCGTGACCAGCAGGAACAGGAACGTCGCGCGCAGGCCTCGCTGCAGCAGAGCATCATGTCCGCCCAGGCGCAGATCAGCGCGACGTCGGACTACATCACCGCGCGCCGCGGCGGCGTCGGCACCGAGGCACGCACGCGCCTCGCGGAGGCCCAGCGGAATTTGGACTACGCCCTGTCCATCTCACGCACCGATCCCGTCACGGCGCTGCAGTACGCCCAGCAGGCCCACTCGCTGGCGGCCCAGGCAGCCCAACTGGCCCAGTCCGACGTCGATCACTTCGGCGGTTTCGCCAACCAGGGCTACGGCCGCGGCGGGATGTTCGGCGGCGGCGGAGGCGGCGGCCTGGGCGGAGCCATCCTTGGCGGCATCCTGATCAACTCCATCCTGCATGGCGGCGGCGGAGGCGGCTGGGGCGGCGGCGGCTGGGGCGGCGGCGGCGACTCCGGCGGAGGCGGCTGGGGGGGCGGCGGGGGCGGCGGCGATTTCGGCGGCGGGGACTCCGGCAGTTTCTGA
- a CDS encoding PIG-L deacetylase family protein, protein MSTNALPAHGPFDPETHRVERVLCFTAHPDDIDFGAAGTIAAWTAAGVKVSYCIMTDGDAGGFDPDQREEIVRLRTAEQERAAALVGVTDIHYLHQRDGFLEPSHEVMREVVRLIRQLRPDVVLSMHPERDWNRIQKSHPDHLAVGEAVTRAVYPALENPFAYPELAAAGLQAYKLPWLWLFAGPETRENHFVDVTEHVDRKLAAIHIHTSQHPDVEAMDRTVRALMLGTARRAGMPAGSSAEAFHIVSVNGPGTISGF, encoded by the coding sequence TTGAGTACGAACGCCCTTCCGGCGCACGGCCCGTTCGACCCGGAGACCCACCGGGTCGAGCGGGTGCTTTGTTTCACCGCGCACCCGGACGACATCGATTTCGGCGCCGCCGGCACCATCGCCGCCTGGACCGCGGCGGGGGTCAAGGTCAGCTACTGCATCATGACCGACGGCGACGCCGGCGGCTTTGACCCGGATCAGCGCGAGGAAATCGTCCGGCTCCGCACCGCGGAGCAGGAGCGCGCCGCCGCCCTCGTGGGCGTCACGGATATCCACTACCTGCACCAGCGCGACGGCTTCCTCGAGCCCTCGCACGAGGTGATGCGGGAAGTGGTGCGGCTGATCCGCCAGCTCCGGCCCGACGTTGTGCTCTCGATGCACCCGGAACGCGACTGGAACCGGATCCAGAAGAGCCACCCGGACCATTTGGCTGTGGGGGAGGCGGTGACCCGGGCCGTGTATCCGGCGTTGGAAAACCCCTTCGCGTACCCGGAACTGGCCGCGGCCGGCCTGCAGGCCTACAAGCTGCCCTGGCTGTGGCTTTTCGCCGGTCCGGAGACCCGGGAAAACCACTTCGTCGACGTGACCGAGCACGTGGACCGCAAGCTTGCGGCCATCCATATCCACACCAGCCAGCACCCCGATGTGGAGGCGATGGACCGCACCGTGCGGGCCTTGATGCTCGGCACCGCGCGCCGTGCGGGCATGCCGGCCGGAAGCAGTGCCGAGGCCTTCCATATCGTCTCCGTCAACGGTCCGGGGACCATCTCCGGTTTTTAG
- a CDS encoding gluconokinase, translating to MAKTAQHPVLVIMGVSGSGKSTVAGLLAGRLGWDLEEGDELHPASNVAKMHAGQPLTDEDRWPWLESIAGWIRAHTAAGRPGVITCSALKKRYRDVLRGEGVVFVFLEGSRDRISDRLAARHGHFMPPALLESQFEALEAPTGDENFIAVGVSAMPADEAQEIIDRLRLEAADAATP from the coding sequence ATGGCGAAGACTGCGCAGCACCCTGTCCTGGTAATCATGGGGGTCTCGGGATCCGGAAAATCAACCGTGGCCGGGCTCCTGGCCGGCCGGCTCGGCTGGGATCTTGAGGAAGGCGACGAGCTGCACCCTGCGTCCAATGTGGCGAAGATGCACGCCGGCCAGCCGCTGACCGACGAGGACAGGTGGCCGTGGCTGGAAAGCATCGCCGGATGGATCCGGGCGCACACTGCGGCCGGCCGGCCCGGCGTCATAACCTGTTCCGCGCTGAAGAAACGCTACCGGGACGTCCTGCGCGGCGAAGGCGTCGTGTTTGTCTTCCTGGAAGGCAGCAGGGACAGGATCTCGGACCGGCTGGCCGCCCGGCACGGGCACTTTATGCCGCCGGCACTGCTTGAATCCCAGTTCGAGGCGCTCGAAGCGCCCACCGGGGACGAAAACTTCATTGCCGTGGGCGTCTCCGCAATGCCGGCGGACGAGGCCCAGGAAATCATCGACCGACTCCGGCTGGAAGCGGCAGACGCCGCAACGCCGTAA
- a CDS encoding electron transfer flavoprotein subunit alpha/FixB family protein: MAKALVFIDNPGQALKKSSLELLTIARTLGDAAVAFNGGLSDDVAAALAAHGARTIYRPSASDLDDYLVGPKAAFLAAAATASGAAVILTENSAEGKEIAARLGIRLGAGVITDVVAVDPDGTAHKSVLAGSYTTTAKATTPVSVLTVKANSIAPEPSATGTAPETVTLELPADATAAAARITARNEKPASGRPELTEARIVVAGGRGVDGNFGPLEELADALGAAIGASRAATDAGWIGHDAQIGQTGKTVSPQLYISAGISGAIQQKAGMQTAKVIVAVNKDAESPVFEIADFGIVGDLFKVLPQATEEIKKHRG; this comes from the coding sequence ATGGCAAAAGCACTCGTTTTCATCGACAACCCCGGCCAAGCGCTCAAGAAGTCCAGCCTGGAGCTGCTCACCATCGCCCGTACCCTCGGGGACGCCGCTGTCGCCTTCAACGGCGGACTCAGCGACGACGTCGCGGCGGCCTTGGCCGCCCATGGTGCACGGACGATCTACCGGCCCTCCGCCTCGGACCTGGACGACTACCTCGTGGGCCCGAAGGCAGCCTTCCTCGCGGCGGCGGCTACCGCGTCCGGCGCCGCCGTCATCCTGACCGAGAACTCCGCCGAGGGCAAGGAAATCGCGGCCCGGCTGGGCATCAGGCTCGGCGCCGGTGTCATCACCGACGTCGTTGCGGTGGACCCGGACGGGACGGCGCACAAATCGGTTCTCGCCGGCTCGTACACCACCACGGCGAAGGCCACGACGCCGGTTTCCGTGCTCACGGTCAAGGCCAACAGCATCGCGCCCGAGCCTTCCGCGACCGGCACGGCCCCCGAAACGGTCACCCTTGAGCTTCCGGCCGATGCCACCGCCGCGGCGGCCCGGATCACCGCCCGCAACGAAAAGCCTGCCAGCGGGCGCCCCGAACTGACCGAGGCGCGGATCGTTGTGGCCGGCGGCCGAGGCGTGGACGGAAACTTCGGTCCACTGGAGGAACTCGCCGATGCCCTCGGCGCTGCCATCGGCGCCTCGCGGGCCGCCACGGACGCCGGCTGGATCGGCCATGACGCGCAGATCGGGCAGACCGGCAAAACCGTCTCGCCGCAGCTCTACATCTCAGCGGGCATTTCCGGCGCCATCCAGCAGAAGGCCGGAATGCAGACCGCCAAGGTGATCGTGGCCGTGAACAAGGACGCGGAGTCGCCGGTCTTCGAGATCGCGGACTTCGGCATCGTCGGGGACCTGTTCAAGGTCCTGCCGCAGGCCACCGAAGAAATCAAGAAGCACCGGGGCTGA
- a CDS encoding electron transfer flavoprotein subunit beta/FixA family protein, whose protein sequence is MKIIVLVKHVPDAQFDRHITGEAHTVDRSESILSELDEYALEAALQLTEARGGEAAGNKVIALSMGPAAAVNAVKKSLQIGATEGVHLSDDALAGSDAAATSLALAAAIRYLGADAPVDLILTGMASTDGETSLVPAQLAERLGLPQVTFAASLELDAGKLTARRDGDTHADTIEAPLPAVVSVTDQINDPRYPNFKGIMAAKKKTITTLSLADIGVDAAQVGKSGSWTAVGTAEPRPPRTAGTIITDEGDAGIQLVEFLAAQKLL, encoded by the coding sequence TTGAAAATCATTGTGCTGGTCAAGCACGTCCCTGACGCGCAGTTCGACCGCCACATCACCGGGGAGGCCCACACGGTGGACCGCTCCGAAAGCATCCTGTCGGAACTGGACGAATACGCCCTGGAAGCGGCGCTGCAGCTCACCGAGGCCCGCGGCGGAGAAGCGGCTGGCAACAAGGTCATCGCCCTGAGCATGGGGCCGGCCGCGGCCGTCAACGCGGTGAAGAAATCCCTCCAGATCGGCGCCACTGAAGGCGTGCACCTCAGCGATGACGCCCTGGCCGGGTCCGACGCCGCCGCCACCTCACTGGCCCTGGCCGCAGCCATCCGGTACCTTGGCGCGGACGCCCCCGTCGACCTCATCCTGACCGGAATGGCCTCCACCGACGGTGAGACCTCGCTGGTCCCGGCACAGCTCGCTGAGCGGCTGGGCCTCCCGCAGGTAACTTTCGCCGCGTCCTTGGAGCTCGACGCCGGCAAGCTCACTGCCCGCCGCGACGGCGACACGCACGCGGACACCATTGAGGCCCCGCTGCCTGCCGTCGTTTCTGTCACCGACCAGATCAATGATCCCCGGTACCCGAACTTCAAGGGCATCATGGCGGCGAAGAAGAAAACCATCACCACGCTGAGCCTTGCCGACATCGGCGTCGACGCGGCCCAAGTGGGCAAGTCCGGTTCCTGGACCGCCGTCGGGACCGCCGAGCCCCGCCCGCCGCGCACGGCCGGCACCATCATCACGGACGAAGGCGACGCCGGCATCCAGCTGGTCGAGTTCCTGGCCGCCCAGAAGCTGCTCTAA
- a CDS encoding gluconate:H+ symporter gives MNLQIATQLPTAVEAWTGHDTQLLLVAALGIALIVVLIAKFKLHPFLALVLGSAFVGLASGVELAKVISNFEDGVGGVLKEVGLLIALGAMLGKLLADSGGANRVVDTLLAKASGNKLVWSMTLVAVIIGLPMFFEIGLVLLLPVIVLVTQRSRMPLMRIAIPALAGLSVLHGLVPPHPGPLIAISAVKAELGTTLALGLLVAIPTVIICGPLFSRLAARWVPVGAPAVAGGIDTEHGADTEGVKRQPSFLVTLLTIVFPVVLMLLKAVVDIIWPDATTAPGIRGFFDFVGQPLVAMTLAVLLATVTFGYAVGFTGNKITSKIGASLGPIAAILLIVGAGGGFKQTLIGAGVGDAVKKWAEGTNMSVLVLGFIVAVALRLATGSATVATVTAAGIVAPLAGSLTPTHAALLALAIGAGSLFLSHVNDAGFWLVKELFGLTVGQTFKTWSVMETLISVVGFGFVMLLSLVI, from the coding sequence TTGAATTTACAGATAGCAACGCAGCTACCTACTGCCGTCGAGGCCTGGACCGGCCACGACACCCAGCTGCTGCTGGTAGCCGCCCTTGGCATCGCGCTCATCGTGGTGCTCATTGCCAAGTTCAAGCTGCACCCTTTCCTGGCCCTCGTCCTCGGCTCGGCCTTCGTGGGCCTCGCCTCCGGCGTTGAGCTGGCCAAGGTCATCAGCAACTTCGAGGACGGAGTGGGTGGCGTCCTGAAGGAAGTCGGGCTGCTGATCGCCCTCGGCGCGATGCTGGGCAAGCTGCTGGCTGACTCCGGCGGAGCCAACCGCGTCGTGGACACGCTGCTCGCCAAGGCCAGCGGCAACAAACTGGTCTGGTCCATGACGTTGGTCGCCGTCATCATCGGACTGCCGATGTTCTTCGAGATCGGCCTCGTGCTGCTGCTGCCCGTGATCGTGCTGGTCACCCAGCGCTCCAGGATGCCGCTCATGCGGATCGCGATCCCGGCGCTGGCAGGCCTGTCGGTGCTGCATGGGCTTGTGCCGCCGCACCCGGGACCCTTGATCGCGATCAGCGCCGTCAAGGCGGAACTCGGCACCACCCTGGCACTGGGCCTCCTCGTGGCCATCCCCACGGTCATCATCTGCGGCCCGCTGTTTTCCCGGCTCGCCGCCCGGTGGGTCCCGGTGGGCGCCCCTGCGGTCGCGGGCGGCATCGACACCGAACACGGCGCGGACACGGAAGGCGTCAAGCGCCAGCCGAGCTTCCTGGTGACATTGCTGACCATCGTCTTCCCTGTCGTGCTCATGCTGCTCAAGGCCGTCGTGGATATCATCTGGCCCGACGCGACGACCGCTCCGGGGATCCGGGGCTTCTTCGATTTCGTCGGGCAGCCGCTCGTCGCCATGACCCTGGCCGTGCTGCTGGCCACCGTCACCTTCGGCTACGCCGTGGGCTTCACCGGCAACAAGATCACCTCCAAGATCGGTGCCAGCCTCGGACCGATTGCCGCAATCCTGCTGATCGTGGGCGCCGGCGGAGGCTTCAAGCAGACCCTGATCGGCGCCGGCGTCGGGGACGCCGTCAAGAAATGGGCCGAGGGCACCAACATGTCCGTCCTCGTGCTCGGCTTCATCGTGGCCGTCGCCCTGCGGCTCGCGACCGGCTCGGCCACCGTGGCCACGGTGACGGCAGCCGGGATCGTGGCGCCGCTGGCCGGTTCGCTCACGCCCACGCATGCGGCCCTGCTCGCCCTGGCCATCGGCGCAGGCTCACTGTTCCTCTCGCATGTCAACGACGCAGGATTCTGGCTGGTCAAGGAACTGTTCGGGCTCACCGTCGGCCAGACCTTCAAGACCTGGTCCGTGATGGAGACGCTGATCTCCGTGGTGGGCTTCGGTTTCGTCATGCTGCTCTCGCTGGTCATTTAG
- a CDS encoding trypsin-like peptidase domain-containing protein — translation MTENPEQGASPENREPAKPYGGSSEQPPAAPSPEPPNENPTLRLTRAEDGSPRPVFPPHQPPYSQPAAPATQQFGAPGHQAGPYGQSGNPGAFGQNQYGASQHDPAQHNPPQGGPYTGHQPASGPSYPSGPNYSNNPAHSPKRKAAFGVPTLVASILAAGLIGGGVVAGSSALLADRSTTASSSSNTSQSGPVIVNNKDDVNAITAAALKASPSVVTIKATSGSDGGTGSGIILDGDGHVLTNTHVVTLDGKASNAAIEVRTSDGKVYTAKIIGTDPLSDLAVVKMDNASGLVPATLGDSGKLNVGDTAVAIGSPLGLTGTVTDGIVSTLNRTISVASSAAPKDGADNSQGGGQGFQFAPPGGSQSQSTANQGSISINVIQTDAAINPGNSGGALVNTKGEIIGVNVAIASAGGDSSTSSSGNIGVGFSIPINNAKRVAQEIISNGKATHGQFGVSVKAKTGSTASGFSVGAEVATVESGSAADKAGIKAGDVVTKFQDLAISDPNQLTAAVREQPAGATVKVTVLRGGQQKEFDVTLGAAADQ, via the coding sequence ATGACTGAGAACCCAGAGCAGGGTGCGTCACCAGAGAACCGGGAGCCGGCCAAGCCGTATGGGGGATCATCGGAGCAGCCGCCGGCCGCCCCCTCGCCGGAGCCGCCCAACGAGAATCCCACGCTGCGGCTGACCCGCGCCGAAGACGGCTCCCCGCGGCCCGTCTTCCCGCCGCACCAGCCTCCCTATAGCCAGCCCGCAGCCCCGGCAACCCAGCAGTTCGGTGCCCCCGGCCACCAGGCCGGTCCCTACGGGCAGTCCGGCAACCCGGGCGCGTTCGGCCAGAACCAGTACGGCGCGTCCCAGCACGACCCGGCACAACACAACCCGCCCCAGGGCGGTCCTTATACCGGTCACCAGCCGGCGTCGGGTCCTTCCTACCCCTCCGGCCCTAACTATTCGAACAATCCGGCGCATTCCCCCAAGCGCAAGGCTGCCTTCGGCGTCCCCACCCTCGTGGCCAGCATCCTCGCGGCCGGCCTGATCGGCGGCGGAGTCGTCGCAGGCAGCAGCGCCCTGCTGGCGGACCGGTCCACCACCGCGTCCTCGAGCAGCAACACCAGCCAGTCCGGGCCGGTGATCGTGAACAACAAGGACGATGTCAACGCCATCACCGCCGCCGCCTTGAAGGCCTCGCCGAGCGTCGTGACCATCAAGGCAACCAGCGGCAGCGACGGCGGTACCGGTTCCGGGATCATCCTGGACGGCGACGGCCACGTCCTGACCAACACCCACGTCGTCACCCTCGACGGTAAGGCATCCAACGCCGCCATCGAGGTCCGCACGAGTGACGGGAAGGTCTACACCGCGAAGATCATCGGTACCGATCCGCTCTCGGACCTTGCCGTCGTCAAGATGGACAACGCCTCGGGCCTGGTCCCGGCAACGCTGGGCGACTCGGGCAAGCTGAACGTCGGGGACACCGCCGTCGCCATCGGCTCCCCGCTGGGGCTGACCGGAACCGTCACAGACGGCATCGTGTCCACGCTCAACCGCACCATCAGCGTCGCCTCCTCGGCCGCGCCCAAGGACGGAGCCGACAATTCCCAGGGCGGCGGCCAGGGCTTCCAGTTCGCCCCGCCAGGCGGTAGCCAGAGCCAGAGCACGGCCAACCAAGGGTCCATTTCCATCAACGTGATCCAGACGGACGCCGCCATCAACCCGGGCAACTCCGGTGGTGCGTTGGTCAACACCAAGGGCGAGATCATCGGCGTCAACGTCGCGATAGCTTCTGCCGGTGGCGACTCCAGCACCAGCAGCAGCGGCAACATCGGCGTCGGCTTCAGCATCCCGATCAACAACGCCAAGCGCGTTGCCCAGGAGATCATCAGCAACGGCAAGGCCACGCACGGGCAGTTCGGTGTCAGCGTCAAGGCCAAGACGGGCTCCACGGCCTCCGGGTTCTCGGTCGGTGCGGAAGTCGCCACAGTCGAGTCCGGCTCCGCCGCCGACAAGGCAGGCATCAAGGCCGGCGACGTCGTGACGAAGTTCCAGGACCTCGCGATCAGCGACCCGAACCAGCTCACCGCGGCGGTACGCGAGCAGCCGGCCGGCGCCACGGTCAAGGTGACGGTCTTGCGGGGCGGCCAGCAGAAGGAGTTCGACGTAACCCTCGGCGCCGCAGCCGACCAGTAG
- a CDS encoding deoxyribodipyrimidine photo-lyase: MSSGSTSSTLVWLRDDLRLDDNPALAEAAQLGNPLTVVYVLDEASPGVRPLGNAARWWLHHSLTQLAAGLEAAGSRLLLRRGPAAGIIQDIATETAATALLWNRRYGEPERGIDAGVKDWAAEHGLRAASFQANLLFEPWTVRTGAGSPYKVFTPFWRACLNGTEPHLPLEAPQRLPGAARDAAGDLPDSEPLTSWDLLPRRPDWSAGLTRTWMPGEAGAHSRLEDFLAGPAAEYGTGRDIPGVEGTSRLSPHLRFGEISPFRVWHELRARFPRQAPADVGIFRAELGWREFCWQLLYENPELATRNYRPEFDRFGWQAPSEAELDAWQQGRTGYPLVDAGMRQLWQTGWMHNRVRMAAASFLVKNLLADWRLGEAWFWDTLVDADAASNPANWQWVAGSGADASPYFRIFNPVTQSRKFDADGRYLRQYVPELSALDGKAIHEPWTAGGRAPDYPEPIVRLPESRARALETYQRLRDRLTPPPSGN; the protein is encoded by the coding sequence ATGTCTTCGGGATCCACCTCTTCGACCCTCGTCTGGCTCCGCGATGACCTCCGGCTGGATGACAATCCGGCGCTGGCTGAGGCAGCGCAGCTGGGAAACCCGCTGACCGTTGTCTATGTGCTCGATGAAGCTTCGCCAGGTGTCCGGCCCCTCGGCAACGCCGCGAGGTGGTGGCTCCACCATTCCCTGACGCAACTCGCCGCCGGGCTGGAAGCCGCCGGCTCGCGGCTGCTGCTGCGCCGCGGTCCGGCCGCCGGGATCATCCAGGACATCGCCACCGAAACGGCCGCCACGGCCCTGCTCTGGAACCGCCGCTATGGGGAACCCGAACGCGGCATCGATGCTGGCGTCAAGGACTGGGCGGCGGAGCACGGCCTCAGGGCAGCGAGCTTCCAGGCCAACCTGCTGTTCGAGCCCTGGACGGTGCGGACCGGGGCCGGCAGCCCGTACAAGGTCTTCACGCCCTTCTGGAGGGCATGCCTGAACGGAACCGAGCCCCACCTTCCCCTGGAGGCGCCGCAACGGCTGCCCGGGGCCGCACGCGACGCCGCCGGGGATCTCCCGGACAGCGAGCCCCTCACAAGCTGGGACCTGCTCCCCCGCCGGCCGGACTGGAGCGCCGGACTCACCAGGACCTGGATGCCGGGCGAAGCCGGTGCCCACAGCCGGCTCGAGGACTTCCTGGCCGGCCCGGCAGCGGAGTACGGCACCGGCCGGGACATCCCGGGCGTCGAGGGGACCAGCCGCCTCTCGCCGCACCTGCGTTTCGGCGAAATCAGCCCGTTCCGGGTCTGGCATGAGCTCCGGGCGCGGTTTCCCCGGCAGGCTCCCGCCGACGTCGGGATCTTCCGTGCCGAACTCGGCTGGCGGGAATTCTGCTGGCAGCTGCTGTATGAGAACCCGGAGCTGGCCACCCGGAACTACCGGCCCGAATTCGACCGGTTCGGCTGGCAGGCGCCGTCGGAGGCAGAGCTGGATGCCTGGCAGCAGGGCCGCACGGGCTATCCGCTGGTCGACGCCGGCATGCGCCAGCTCTGGCAGACCGGCTGGATGCACAACCGTGTCCGGATGGCGGCCGCGTCCTTCCTGGTGAAGAACCTGCTGGCCGACTGGCGGCTCGGCGAGGCCTGGTTCTGGGACACCCTGGTGGATGCCGACGCAGCCAGCAACCCGGCCAACTGGCAGTGGGTGGCGGGCTCCGGAGCCGATGCCTCCCCGTATTTCCGCATCTTCAATCCCGTCACCCAGAGCAGGAAGTTCGACGCCGACGGCCGGTACCTTCGCCAGTACGTCCCCGAGCTCTCCGCACTGGATGGGAAGGCGATCCATGAGCCGTGGACGGCCGGCGGCCGGGCTCCGGACTACCCGGAACCGATAGTCCGGCTTCCGGAGTCCCGCGCCCGGGCGCTCGAGACCTACCAGCGCCTCCGGGACCGCCTGACGCCCCCGCCATCCGGCAACTGA